One segment of Streptomyces roseifaciens DNA contains the following:
- a CDS encoding cytochrome P450 produces the protein MVTTTASDSDQYPVRFWAVDDLRGLDFDPFMAERLRDEPIARVKLPHGEGHAWLVTRYEDVKFVTSDPRFSRQAVLGRPITRLAPHFIPLDEAVGFADPPEHTRLRKAVARSFTPASLERLRPRAERVAGELLDAMEREGPPADLMAHLNGPLPLAVISDLMGVPEADLPSMAHWTEVLLSAGHGREASDRAKAEMAAYFVEMLARKRAEPGPDLASELAAAVAKGDLSTEEAVAIALLIQASAAHAVRNNSSNMVYALLTHPHHLERLRREPGLLPQAIEELLRYIPHRNAVGLGRIAMEDVEVGGVLIRAGEVVHSSYLTANRDPSVFDHPDEIDFDREHNPHLSFGHGPHFCLGSMLARLESEIILAGLIARFPDLRLAEPVEKIRWQRSALIRGPEHLPVAW, from the coding sequence ATGGTGACGACGACAGCATCCGACTCGGACCAGTATCCGGTGCGCTTCTGGGCGGTGGACGATCTCCGCGGGCTCGATTTCGACCCGTTCATGGCCGAGCGGCTCCGGGACGAGCCCATCGCCCGGGTGAAGCTCCCCCACGGCGAGGGGCACGCCTGGCTCGTCACGCGCTACGAGGACGTCAAGTTCGTCACGTCCGACCCGCGGTTCAGCCGGCAGGCCGTGCTCGGGCGCCCGATCACCCGGCTCGCCCCCCACTTCATCCCGCTCGACGAGGCGGTGGGCTTCGCCGATCCGCCCGAGCACACCCGCCTGCGCAAGGCCGTGGCGCGCTCCTTCACGCCCGCCAGCCTCGAACGGCTCCGGCCCCGCGCCGAGCGCGTGGCCGGCGAACTCCTCGACGCCATGGAGCGCGAGGGCCCCCCGGCGGACCTGATGGCGCACCTGAACGGCCCGCTGCCCCTCGCCGTCATCAGCGACCTGATGGGCGTCCCCGAGGCCGATCTGCCGAGCATGGCGCACTGGACGGAGGTCCTGCTGTCCGCGGGCCACGGGCGGGAGGCCAGCGACCGCGCCAAGGCGGAGATGGCCGCCTATTTCGTGGAGATGCTGGCGCGCAAGCGCGCGGAGCCGGGTCCCGACCTCGCCAGCGAGCTGGCCGCCGCCGTCGCGAAGGGCGACCTCAGCACGGAGGAAGCCGTCGCCATCGCCCTGCTCATCCAGGCCAGCGCCGCCCACGCCGTGCGCAACAACAGCAGCAACATGGTCTACGCCCTGCTCACCCACCCCCACCACCTGGAGCGGCTGCGCCGCGAGCCCGGGCTGCTCCCGCAGGCCATCGAGGAGTTGCTGCGCTACATCCCGCACCGCAACGCCGTGGGCCTCGGCCGCATCGCCATGGAGGACGTCGAAGTGGGGGGCGTCCTGATCCGGGCCGGCGAAGTGGTGCACTCCTCGTACCTCACGGCCAACCGCGACCCCTCCGTCTTCGACCACCCGGACGAGATCGACTTCGACCGGGAGCACAATCCGCACCTGTCCTTCGGGCACGGACCGCACTTCTGCCTGGGCTCGATGCTCGCCCGCCTGGAATCCGAGATCATCCTCGCCGGCCTGATCGCACGCTTCCCGGACCTGCGCCTCGCGGAGCCGGTGGAGAAGATCCGGTGGCAGCGGAGCGCGCTCATCCGGGGGCCGGAGCACCTGCCCGTCGCGTGGTGA
- a CDS encoding MAE_28990/MAE_18760 family HEPN-like nuclease, whose amino-acid sequence MAESELDSYCEFIDSLREVETLLAAGPSQPLGHGGTVDQAQDRELTNAVTRACVVMLVAHFEGFVKAALTELIDEICEAKPPTRRIPDGLLELHTRERIQEIFGSEGPDRIHKTRRLFSTYAPLWEEDRSINPQVLSAKILTRQFTNARPEILDNVFRLLDVHDLISQIEAHVNRAIVNRGDEATSVKVAVKLTEIVSRRNKIAHGDRSEKPTQFEVESYVDFLKDVSECISSIIQARIAHCCSLR is encoded by the coding sequence ATGGCCGAGTCCGAACTGGATTCCTACTGTGAGTTCATCGACAGCCTCCGAGAAGTGGAAACGCTTCTTGCTGCCGGCCCTTCACAGCCGCTCGGGCATGGCGGGACTGTGGACCAGGCCCAAGATCGAGAACTGACCAACGCGGTGACCCGAGCATGTGTGGTGATGCTGGTTGCACACTTCGAAGGCTTCGTAAAAGCTGCCCTGACAGAACTCATCGACGAGATCTGCGAGGCGAAGCCACCGACGCGAAGAATCCCCGATGGCCTACTTGAACTGCACACCAGGGAGCGAATCCAAGAGATATTTGGCAGCGAGGGCCCCGACAGGATCCACAAGACCCGTCGATTATTTTCTACATATGCTCCGCTTTGGGAGGAGGACCGCTCCATCAATCCACAGGTCCTCTCGGCCAAAATCTTAACCCGCCAATTCACCAATGCCAGGCCAGAGATTCTGGACAACGTCTTCAGGCTTCTCGATGTTCACGACCTCATCAGCCAAATAGAAGCGCACGTCAATCGAGCCATCGTCAATCGCGGCGACGAAGCAACCAGCGTCAAGGTGGCAGTCAAACTGACCGAGATCGTGAGCAGACGAAATAAAATCGCCCACGGCGACAGATCGGAGAAGCCCACCCAGTTCGAGGTCGAGAGCTATGTTGATTTTCTCAAGGATGTATCGGAGTGCATATCCAGCATCATCCAAGCACGAATCGCCCATTGCTGCTCCCTCAGGTGA
- a CDS encoding S1 family peptidase, with translation MGEETEVPVNTEMRGETWRVRISTSGGDVLGAGILLAADVVLTCAHVIPSGPRDPAFPSVPTGDVLVELVGVPGARPVAARVADGCWVPELEDSRGDVALLTLDEPQDVRHAAPLHRVAPTRGRTVWMCGFPSTRELKDGVWFRATLAGPSGPRGEWVQMFPVTPEETVRPGFSGAAVTDAETHRVLGMVVSRYDDRSSAAPADQRLHLSYMIPIETVVRHLPAIARYVSGERGNGLPSVPRSAARDRDFARWLARWFAGAEGTRRVEAIVIKKGEAVRSATLSRAVALADRELPADGPVPADGPGGPDGPGALPGGPGTSHQDRKQLCKQPAQQAQQAQPTKPPHQAAPPAAPTPRPAVNRPPGSQSTGNRPAGSEPAGSRPAGHQPTGIRPPAPRNAPPPGTPPDPHPDPRPGPRPRTNGTSRRPPSPYETEDDVLPPLGSVDLALDVSGETVARVAERIADRLGLRAADDEESPVGRLGAARSVPLTIVAEGVDYAADPLALVEFTGLLAARGARLLLVFRNPESQSLELALRMADPAKDDIAARLDRVREGIDNIARRERTAFEKAALIAPVRPVPQRAAALRLDLTALRRHPEPGGERFLADLSAFERTVESGLLRIEEAIGLAEARIARRNELRGRLEAFFALLAARSLEEERAAAPLYRTAHNLLYQAPCELAEAERAVERFAEAVRHHTHRPRGGDPG, from the coding sequence ATGGGGGAGGAGACCGAGGTCCCCGTCAACACCGAGATGCGCGGCGAGACTTGGCGGGTCCGCATTTCCACGTCCGGCGGGGACGTCCTGGGTGCCGGCATCCTGCTGGCCGCCGATGTGGTCCTCACCTGCGCCCACGTCATTCCCTCCGGCCCCCGTGACCCCGCCTTCCCCTCCGTCCCCACCGGCGACGTGCTGGTCGAGCTCGTCGGGGTGCCCGGCGCCCGCCCCGTGGCGGCCCGCGTGGCCGACGGCTGCTGGGTGCCCGAGCTGGAGGACTCCCGGGGCGACGTCGCCCTCCTCACCCTGGACGAGCCGCAGGACGTCCGCCACGCCGCCCCGCTGCACCGCGTCGCACCCACGCGCGGCCGGACGGTATGGATGTGCGGCTTTCCCAGCACCAGGGAGCTCAAGGACGGCGTGTGGTTCCGGGCCACCCTCGCCGGGCCGTCGGGGCCGCGCGGCGAGTGGGTGCAGATGTTCCCCGTGACGCCCGAGGAGACGGTGCGCCCCGGCTTCAGCGGAGCCGCCGTGACGGACGCGGAGACCCACCGCGTCCTCGGCATGGTCGTCAGCCGCTACGACGACCGCTCCTCGGCCGCGCCCGCCGATCAGCGGCTGCACCTGTCATACATGATCCCCATCGAGACCGTCGTCCGGCACCTGCCGGCCATCGCCCGCTACGTGAGCGGCGAGCGCGGAAACGGCCTGCCGTCGGTGCCGCGGAGCGCGGCCCGGGACCGTGACTTCGCCCGCTGGCTCGCCCGCTGGTTCGCCGGCGCGGAGGGCACGCGGCGGGTGGAGGCGATCGTCATCAAGAAGGGCGAGGCGGTCCGCTCGGCGACGCTCAGCAGGGCGGTCGCCCTGGCCGACCGCGAACTCCCCGCGGACGGCCCGGTTCCGGCCGATGGGCCCGGCGGCCCCGACGGGCCCGGTGCGTTACCCGGCGGCCCCGGCACGTCCCACCAGGACCGGAAGCAGCTGTGCAAACAACCGGCACAGCAGGCACAGCAGGCACAGCCGACGAAGCCGCCGCACCAGGCCGCGCCACCGGCCGCACCCACCCCCCGGCCCGCCGTAAATCGACCCCCCGGAAGCCAGTCCACGGGAAACCGGCCCGCCGGGAGCGAGCCCGCAGGGAGCAGGCCCGCAGGGCACCAGCCCACCGGCATACGGCCCCCCGCGCCCCGCAACGCCCCGCCGCCCGGCACCCCGCCCGATCCCCACCCCGATCCCCGCCCCGGCCCCCGGCCCCGCACCAACGGCACCTCGCGCCGCCCTCCGTCCCCGTACGAGACGGAGGACGACGTCCTGCCGCCCCTCGGCAGCGTCGACCTCGCCCTGGACGTCTCCGGGGAGACCGTCGCCAGGGTCGCCGAGCGCATCGCCGACCGGCTCGGGCTGCGCGCCGCCGACGACGAGGAGTCGCCGGTCGGCCGCCTGGGCGCGGCGCGGAGCGTTCCGCTGACGATCGTCGCGGAAGGCGTCGACTACGCGGCCGACCCCCTGGCACTGGTCGAGTTCACCGGGCTCCTCGCCGCCCGGGGCGCCCGGCTGCTCCTCGTCTTCCGCAACCCCGAATCGCAGAGCCTGGAGCTGGCGCTGAGGATGGCTGACCCCGCCAAGGACGACATCGCCGCACGCCTGGACCGGGTGCGCGAGGGCATCGACAACATCGCACGCCGCGAGCGCACCGCGTTCGAGAAGGCCGCCCTCATCGCCCCGGTGCGCCCCGTGCCGCAGCGCGCGGCCGCCCTCCGGCTGGACCTCACCGCACTGCGCCGCCACCCGGAGCCCGGCGGCGAGCGCTTCCTGGCCGACCTCTCCGCCTTCGAGCGGACCGTGGAGTCCGGGCTGCTGCGCATAGAGGAGGCGATCGGCCTGGCCGAGGCCCGCATCGCCCGGCGCAACGAACTGCGCGGCCGGCTGGAGGCCTTCTTCGCGCTGCTCGCCGCCCGCAGCCTGGAGGAGGAGCGGGCAGCCGCGCCCCTCTACCGCACCGCCCACAACCTCCTCTACCAGGCGCCCTGCGAGCTCGCCGAGGCCGAGCGCGCCGTGGAGCGCTTCGCCGAGGCCGTACGGCACCACACCCACCGTCCGCGAGGGGGCGACCCCGGATGA
- a CDS encoding cytochrome P450, with protein sequence MAEPLTNPTPDARSGVTSDATSDVTSDVTSDPASAGCPAFRKPGETVHDWPVDHLPGLEFDPLMHRLLREEPIARIRLRFGEGDAWLATRYEDVKTVAADPRLSRALTVDRPVTSMTPHVVAPAGGVGRTDPPDHTRIRRHVALTFGRKRVAALRPRAEELADQMLSRMAEHGSPADLTEWLTDPLPAQLIGELLGVPPHDLGRLQNWRSVILSSNHSEQQSNAVKGEIAGYFKAMAAHRREHPGDDLFSALVEARTEGGLSMPELISLAVMLVLNGMDAVRNQVSNMVYALLTHPEQLARLRAEPALLPQAVEELLRYIPHRNGVGLPRVATEDLQVGEAVIRSGDVVYVSYLAANRDPSVFRDPDRLDLTRDDAPNLSFGHGPHYCVGALITRMEAEVMLTALLDRFPNLSLAVPESEMRWRRGSINRGPESLPVAW encoded by the coding sequence ATGGCCGAACCGCTGACGAATCCGACGCCCGATGCAAGGTCCGGCGTGACGTCCGACGCGACGTCCGATGTGACGTCCGATGTGACGTCCGACCCGGCTTCTGCCGGCTGCCCGGCCTTCCGCAAGCCGGGCGAGACGGTCCACGACTGGCCGGTGGACCACCTCCCCGGCCTGGAGTTCGATCCGCTCATGCACCGCCTGCTGCGCGAGGAGCCGATCGCGCGGATCCGGCTGCGGTTCGGCGAGGGCGACGCCTGGCTGGCCACCCGGTACGAGGACGTCAAGACGGTCGCGGCCGACCCGCGGCTCAGCCGCGCCCTCACCGTCGACCGGCCGGTCACCAGCATGACGCCGCACGTCGTCGCCCCGGCCGGCGGCGTCGGCCGCACCGACCCGCCCGACCACACCCGGATCCGCCGGCACGTGGCCCTCACCTTCGGCCGCAAACGCGTCGCCGCCCTGCGCCCCCGCGCAGAGGAGCTCGCCGACCAGATGCTCTCCCGCATGGCCGAGCACGGCTCCCCGGCCGACCTGACCGAGTGGCTCACCGACCCCCTGCCCGCCCAGCTCATCGGCGAGCTCCTCGGCGTCCCGCCCCACGACCTCGGCCGGCTGCAGAACTGGCGCAGCGTCATCCTCTCCAGCAACCACTCCGAGCAGCAGAGCAACGCCGTCAAGGGCGAGATCGCGGGCTACTTCAAGGCCATGGCCGCGCACCGCCGCGAGCACCCCGGCGACGACCTGTTCAGCGCCCTGGTCGAGGCCCGGACGGAGGGCGGCCTCAGCATGCCGGAGCTGATCTCGCTCGCGGTGATGCTCGTCCTCAACGGCATGGACGCGGTCCGCAACCAGGTGTCCAACATGGTGTACGCGCTGCTCACCCACCCCGAGCAGCTGGCCCGCCTGCGCGCCGAACCGGCCCTGCTCCCGCAGGCGGTGGAGGAGCTCCTGCGCTACATCCCGCACCGCAACGGCGTCGGCCTGCCCCGCGTCGCCACCGAGGACCTGCAGGTCGGCGAGGCGGTGATCCGCAGCGGCGACGTCGTCTACGTCTCCTACCTCGCCGCCAACCGCGACCCGTCGGTCTTCCGCGACCCGGACCGCCTCGACCTCACCCGCGACGACGCCCCCAACCTGTCCTTCGGCCACGGTCCCCACTACTGCGTCGGCGCCCTGATCACCAGGATGGAGGCGGAGGTCATGCTCACCGCCCTCCTCGACCGCTTCCCGAACCTGAGCCTCGCCGTCCCCGAAAGCGAAATGCGCTGGCGCCGAGGCTCCATCAACCGCGGCCCGGAGTCCCTCCCGGTCGCCTGGTGA
- the recQ gene encoding DNA helicase RecQ, with protein sequence MADLTETARPADSVPSPSPTPDAAGSEALGCLRRVFGYDAFRGDQEAIIEHVVAGGDALVLMPTGGGKSLCYQIPALVRPGVGVVVSPLIALMQDQVDALRALGVRAGFLNSTQDADERRMVEAEFLAGELDLLYLAPERLRVESTLRLLDRGKISLFAIDEAHCVAQWGHDFRPDYLALSALHERWPDVPRIALTATATQATHTEIASRLKLQDARHFVASFDRPNIQYRIAPKNDPKKQLLELLRTEHAGDAGVVYCLSRKSVEDAANFLVQHGIDALPYHAGLDAGTRAANQARFLREDGVVVVATIAFGMGIDKPDVRFVAHLDLPKSVEGYYQETGRAGRDGLPSTAWLAYGLQDVVQQRKMIDGSEGDDAHRRRLAAHLDAMLALCETVECRRVRLLAYFGQESGPCGNCDTCLTPAETWDGTVAAQKFLSAVYRLARERRQKFGAGQIIDILLGKKTAKVIQHDHDGLTVFGIGTELSVAQWRGVVRQLLAQGLLAVEGDYGTLVLTEASGEVLGGRREVRLRSEPERPARASAKSGGSGSGSGKRAAPVDLPAEAVPVFEALRAWRAATAKEQGVPAYVIFHDATLREIATAAPASLEALSGVSGVGESKLAKHGEQILELLAEMRGEA encoded by the coding sequence ATGGCCGACCTCACCGAGACCGCCCGCCCCGCTGACTCCGTTCCGTCCCCCTCCCCCACACCCGACGCTGCGGGCAGTGAGGCTCTGGGCTGCCTGCGGCGCGTCTTCGGTTACGACGCCTTCCGGGGCGATCAGGAGGCGATCATCGAGCACGTCGTCGCCGGCGGCGACGCGCTCGTCCTGATGCCCACCGGCGGCGGCAAGTCGCTGTGCTACCAGATCCCGGCCCTGGTCCGGCCGGGCGTCGGTGTCGTCGTCTCCCCGCTCATCGCCCTCATGCAGGACCAGGTGGATGCGCTGCGCGCCCTCGGCGTGCGCGCGGGCTTCCTCAATTCCACGCAGGATGCGGACGAGCGGCGGATGGTCGAGGCCGAGTTCCTCGCCGGCGAGCTCGACCTGCTCTACCTCGCGCCGGAGCGGCTGCGCGTGGAGAGCACGCTGCGGCTGCTCGACCGCGGCAAGATCTCCCTCTTCGCCATCGACGAGGCGCACTGCGTGGCCCAGTGGGGCCACGACTTCCGGCCGGACTACCTGGCACTGTCCGCGCTGCACGAGCGCTGGCCGGACGTGCCGCGCATCGCCCTGACCGCGACGGCCACGCAGGCCACCCACACCGAGATCGCGTCCCGGCTGAAGCTGCAGGACGCCCGGCACTTCGTCGCGAGCTTCGACCGGCCCAACATCCAGTACCGCATCGCGCCGAAGAACGACCCGAAGAAGCAGTTGCTGGAGCTCCTGCGCACCGAGCACGCCGGGGACGCGGGCGTCGTCTACTGCCTCTCCCGCAAGAGCGTGGAGGACGCGGCGAACTTCCTGGTGCAGCACGGCATCGACGCCCTGCCGTACCACGCGGGGCTCGACGCGGGCACCCGCGCCGCCAACCAGGCGCGGTTCCTGCGCGAGGACGGGGTCGTCGTGGTGGCCACGATCGCCTTCGGCATGGGCATCGACAAGCCCGACGTCCGCTTCGTCGCCCACCTCGACCTGCCCAAGTCCGTCGAGGGGTACTACCAGGAGACGGGCCGCGCCGGGCGCGACGGCCTGCCGTCCACGGCCTGGCTCGCCTACGGCCTGCAGGACGTCGTCCAGCAGCGCAAGATGATCGACGGCTCCGAGGGCGACGACGCCCACCGCCGCCGGCTGGCCGCCCACCTCGACGCGATGCTGGCCCTGTGCGAGACCGTCGAATGCCGCCGGGTGCGGCTGCTGGCGTACTTCGGGCAGGAGAGCGGCCCCTGCGGCAACTGCGACACCTGCCTCACGCCCGCCGAGACCTGGGACGGCACCGTCGCCGCCCAGAAGTTCCTCTCCGCGGTCTACCGGCTGGCCCGGGAGCGGCGGCAGAAGTTCGGCGCGGGCCAGATCATCGACATCCTGCTCGGCAAGAAGACCGCGAAGGTCATCCAGCACGACCACGACGGCCTCACCGTCTTCGGCATCGGCACCGAGCTGAGCGTCGCGCAGTGGCGGGGCGTGGTGCGGCAGCTGCTGGCGCAGGGGCTGCTCGCCGTCGAGGGCGACTACGGCACGCTCGTCCTCACGGAGGCCAGCGGCGAGGTGCTCGGCGGCCGGCGCGAGGTGCGGCTGCGCAGCGAGCCGGAGCGTCCGGCGCGGGCCTCGGCGAAGTCGGGCGGTTCCGGCTCGGGCTCCGGCAAGCGGGCCGCGCCCGTCGACCTGCCCGCCGAGGCGGTCCCGGTCTTCGAGGCGCTGCGGGCCTGGCGCGCGGCCACGGCGAAGGAGCAGGGCGTCCCCGCCTACGTCATCTTCCACGACGCCACGCTGCGGGAGATCGCGACGGCCGCACCCGCTTCCCTCGAAGCGCTGTCCGGGGTGAGCGGCGTGGGCGAGAGCAAGCTGGCGAAGCACGGCGAGCAGATCCTGGAGCTGCTCGCGGAGATGCGGGGAGAGGCGTGA
- a CDS encoding restriction endonuclease, translating to MSRRSSGLIGIWAETQRQQQRLREAEHRERVQFQREQERQERAAAREAARADREQRAAYRQRREAEARRRTEEIEARVAELTGLLVTGCQVPAFSTAALRHPETVEPFNPGHLGQPLPMPDPGLYRAQGGWGFGAGHGREQYDHDLRAAQAAEATRQQQLAAYRRQYEQWAAGQLAEIREHNAGVEEMVAALRAGDTDAVVDYFSAALYASSAWPDEFPHQVSAAYDPAARQLVLMWELPGYDIVPEAKAVRYMPTADQEKETVRPAAQRRAVYRDVLAQCVLLVLRDLFAADGSGALESVVVNGFVDDHDPATGRRAEIVLASATVSRSVFAGLHLEQVSAVDCLTDGLGGLLSARPDQLAAVRPGRMPADVGRGVVSHGGGDDPDLYEMDPVAFEALVAQLFRARGMQAVMTTRSNDGGVDVEALDPDPISGGRIIVQVKRYRKTVPPTAVRDLYGTVQGAGANKGVLVTTSGFGPGSYAFANGKPLTLVPGEELVGLLQRHGLRGRLGGGTQGGRQPAPPAAAPDEGAPGTPGDHGEPGAPGAPGAPGDHNVLGMSWSGAVALDVCALVCRGTRVLSDDHFVFFNNPATPDGAVRAVPPPRGDKAAVRVAFEALPADADRLVLVAAVDPAVNPDADLAGFTDARIRLADAAGAELGQLEVSDGRAGETALVLGSFRRRANGDWDFVLGGQGYEGGLEELLEDYGIEVA from the coding sequence ATGAGTCGTCGCTCCAGTGGACTGATAGGGATCTGGGCCGAAACGCAGCGCCAGCAGCAGCGCCTGCGGGAGGCCGAGCACCGGGAACGGGTGCAGTTCCAGAGGGAGCAGGAGCGGCAGGAACGGGCGGCGGCGCGGGAGGCCGCGCGGGCCGACCGGGAACAGCGGGCCGCCTACCGGCAGCGGCGCGAGGCCGAGGCCCGGCGGCGCACGGAGGAGATAGAAGCGCGCGTCGCGGAGCTGACGGGACTGCTGGTGACGGGCTGTCAGGTACCGGCGTTCTCCACCGCCGCCCTGCGCCACCCCGAGACCGTGGAGCCGTTCAACCCGGGACACCTCGGGCAGCCCCTCCCCATGCCGGACCCCGGCCTGTACCGGGCCCAGGGCGGCTGGGGCTTCGGCGCGGGCCACGGCCGCGAGCAGTACGACCACGACCTGCGGGCCGCGCAGGCCGCCGAGGCCACACGGCAGCAGCAGCTGGCGGCGTACCGGCGGCAGTACGAGCAGTGGGCCGCCGGGCAGCTCGCCGAGATCCGGGAGCACAACGCGGGTGTGGAGGAGATGGTCGCGGCGCTGCGCGCGGGTGACACCGACGCCGTCGTCGACTACTTCTCGGCCGCCCTCTACGCCTCCTCCGCGTGGCCCGACGAGTTCCCGCACCAGGTGTCGGCCGCCTACGACCCGGCCGCCCGGCAGCTGGTGCTGATGTGGGAGCTGCCGGGGTACGACATCGTGCCGGAGGCGAAGGCCGTGCGGTACATGCCGACCGCCGACCAGGAGAAGGAGACGGTGCGGCCCGCGGCGCAGCGCCGGGCCGTCTACCGGGACGTGCTGGCCCAGTGCGTCCTGCTGGTGCTGCGCGACCTGTTCGCGGCGGACGGGTCCGGGGCGCTGGAGTCCGTCGTCGTCAACGGCTTCGTCGACGACCACGACCCGGCCACGGGCCGCCGCGCGGAGATCGTCCTGGCCTCGGCCACCGTCTCCCGCTCCGTCTTCGCCGGGCTGCACCTGGAGCAGGTCAGCGCGGTGGACTGCCTCACCGACGGGCTCGGCGGGCTGCTGTCCGCCCGGCCCGACCAGCTCGCCGCCGTGCGCCCGGGCCGGATGCCCGCCGACGTCGGGCGGGGCGTCGTCTCCCACGGGGGCGGCGACGACCCCGACCTCTACGAGATGGACCCGGTCGCCTTCGAGGCGCTGGTCGCCCAGCTCTTCCGCGCCCGGGGCATGCAGGCCGTGATGACGACCCGCTCCAACGACGGCGGCGTGGACGTCGAGGCCCTGGACCCGGACCCGATCAGCGGCGGCCGGATCATCGTGCAGGTGAAGCGGTACCGCAAGACGGTCCCGCCGACGGCCGTCCGGGACCTGTACGGCACGGTGCAGGGCGCCGGCGCCAACAAGGGCGTGCTGGTCACCACGTCCGGCTTCGGCCCGGGCTCGTACGCCTTCGCCAACGGCAAGCCCCTGACGCTCGTCCCGGGCGAGGAGCTGGTGGGGCTGCTGCAGCGGCACGGGCTGCGGGGGCGGCTCGGCGGCGGGACGCAGGGCGGCCGGCAGCCCGCTCCCCCGGCGGCCGCGCCGGACGAAGGCGCTCCCGGCACGCCGGGAGATCACGGAGAGCCCGGCGCTCCCGGCGCTCCCGGCGCTCCCGGTGACCACAACGTCCTCGGCATGTCCTGGTCCGGCGCCGTCGCCCTCGACGTGTGCGCCCTCGTCTGCCGAGGCACCCGCGTGCTCAGCGACGACCACTTCGTCTTCTTCAACAACCCCGCGACCCCCGACGGGGCCGTGCGCGCCGTGCCGCCGCCCCGCGGGGACAAGGCCGCCGTCCGCGTCGCCTTCGAGGCGCTCCCGGCGGACGCCGACCGGCTCGTGCTCGTCGCAGCCGTCGACCCGGCCGTCAATCCGGACGCCGACCTGGCGGGGTTCACCGACGCCCGGATCCGGCTGGCGGACGCCGCCGGTGCCGAGCTGGGGCAGCTGGAGGTCTCCGACGGCCGGGCGGGCGAGACCGCGCTCGTCCTCGGCTCCTTCCGGCGGCGCGCGAACGGCGACTGGGACTTCGTCCTCGGCGGGCAGGGGTACGAGGGCGGGCTGGAGGAGCTGCTGGAGGACTACGGGATCGAGGTCGCGTAG
- a CDS encoding class F sortase: MQARESRRKAVVAACIAVALCFGSWLIQRGADIQDPPPVPSAAEAFPAAGPPVGPVRGERAVPPLPAAVPTRVRIPAIDVDAPLQPLGLLQDGSLSSPRDGESNLAGWYADGAAPGATGTAVVAGHVDTATGPAVFYNLGALRKGYRVEVARADGRTALFTIDAIEVYSRTDFPSQKVYGPSKRAELRVITCGGGFSEESHAYLGNVVVYAHLTGVR; encoded by the coding sequence CTGCAGGCGCGCGAGTCCCGGCGCAAGGCCGTCGTCGCCGCGTGCATCGCCGTCGCCCTGTGCTTCGGGAGCTGGCTGATCCAGCGCGGTGCCGACATCCAGGACCCGCCCCCGGTGCCCTCCGCGGCCGAGGCGTTCCCGGCCGCCGGGCCGCCCGTGGGGCCGGTGCGCGGCGAGCGCGCGGTGCCGCCGCTGCCGGCCGCCGTGCCCACGCGGGTGCGGATCCCGGCGATCGACGTGGACGCGCCGCTGCAGCCGCTGGGCCTGCTGCAGGACGGCAGCCTCTCCAGCCCGCGGGACGGCGAGAGCAACCTCGCCGGCTGGTACGCGGACGGGGCGGCGCCCGGCGCGACCGGCACCGCCGTCGTCGCCGGCCACGTCGACACCGCCACCGGGCCGGCCGTCTTCTACAACCTCGGCGCCCTGAGGAAGGGGTACCGGGTGGAGGTGGCGCGCGCGGACGGCCGGACGGCGCTGTTCACCATCGACGCGATCGAGGTGTACAGCCGGACGGACTTCCCGTCGCAGAAGGTGTACGGGCCGTCGAAGCGCGCCGAGCTGCGGGTGATCACCTGTGGCGGGGGGTTCTCCGAGGAGAGCCACGCCTACCTCGGCAACGTGGTCGTCTACGCCCATCTCACCGGGGTGAGGTGA